In the genome of Caldisphaera lagunensis DSM 15908, the window ATCTTATTTATTTCACCACGTGATCCTATATTTAATTGGACATCTCCTTTAAAGCTTGTTGTCCAAGCGCCTTTTAGTTCTATAGCATCTCCCTCATTTATTTTCCCAGCCTGATTTCCCCACATTGTAAGTTTTATTCTGCCGCTTTCATCTCCAACTATGGCTTCGCTTATTGTTCTATCTCCTCTTTTTGTATGGATGACCTTTGGCTCGTCAACACTTAAAACCCTTACCTTAATAGAGACATTATCTTCCCCCTCACGGAGGTCCGATACCTTACGATTACCTTCACTCAAGATTACATTCCTCACACTATTTATTTACACCCTACTGGGCAATTAATTTTTTAGAGGACTGTGGTTAAAAGTTTTCTCTTTTTGTTATCAGATCCTTTTTTAGATGATTACTTCCTTTTTAGAAGTATCAATATAAAAGTTTGTTATATTGTTAAGAGCTCTTTGTTAACAAAAAATGGTTATTCAAATTGGTAGAATTCGTTGAAATCATGATTATAACAAAAGAACTATAAGAGATGGATCAGAATCGATGAGAAGTAAATCCTGGAGAAAGTAGCAAAATATAAAGAGTCGAATAATTAATTTTTATAATTTGTTACATCTTTCATTTAAACTATTTATTATACCAGGACCCATGTATAAAATAGCCGTATAAATTTCTGCAGCATTAGCATATTGTAATATTTCATTAAGTTGTTTACAACTCATAATTCCTCCTACACCGATAATTGGTATTTCATTTCCACCAACTTCTCTAGCTTTTTTGATCATAGCTTTTGAAAGTTTATATAACAATATTCCGCTTAACCCTCCTCTTTTTACACTTATTCTGTTATCTTGTATTGGTAATGTGTTTGATAAGACTAAGCCAAATCCTTCTTTATTAGCAATTTTTGCATATTCTCTTATACTAAATCCTGGACCTATTTTGATAAAAATCTGTTTTTTAGAAGCTGTTAATGTTGGTATAATATCCTTCCATTTGCCTTTATATGTAGGGCTTGATAAATTAATTTCTATCCCTTGTATGTTTTCGCTCATATATTTATTTAAATAAATTATTTGTTCTTCTATTTCAAAGAGGTTAAATCCAGCAACGCTTATAAAGATCGGATAATTTATCTTTGAAACCCTAGATAAAACCATGGGTAATCCATCATTGTTTAATCCCATGGCATTAACCATGGAATAAGGCAAAATTCTAGCAACTCTAGGAGGTTTATTTCCAATCCTTTTCTTAGGTGTAGTTGAACCAATTACAATAAATCCAGGATTAAAATGGGATAGAAATTTGGCGTATTTTCCATTTTTATCTAATCCAGCTGCAATACCAACTTTTCCACAAACCTTAGCTGAACCTATTTCGTATTGATGTTTGCATTTACCTTCTGGCAAGGGTATAGAAAAAATTAGATGGCCTATTCTCATAGTTATTTCTGGATGTACATACTTAACACTTTTTGAAATCAAATTAATCATGGACTCTGCTATGCTCATTTTTCCACTCTATTATTTTATTGATTATAGAAATTAAAATTAAAGATGACCCCTAATGCTTTTTGGCATAATAGGTTGAATTGATCATATTTAAATTTAAAAATTTTTATTGAAATCCATTTATATGAGATACTATGGACAAGGATTATTCAGATAAAATAAGGAAGGCTATAGTTAAATACAATAGATATAGATCACCTGAAGCTGTGGCCAGAGTTATAAAAAGGGAGGGAAATTTAGTTTATGTTAAGATTGAAGGTACTTATTGCGAGACATGCGGATTATATGATTGGATTGAAGATTTAAAATATGTATTTGAAGAATACGGCTTAATTTCAGATATTATTGATATAAAAAACGATGAACCATCTTTTGATTATAGAATTGCAGTTTTTAAAATTAAAAATCAATAATTATTTTGTAATTTTCCATTTTATATTATTATCATTAATTGCCTCTATTAAACCTTGTTGTCTTAAGCATGAAATATATCCTCTTATTGTATTTTCTGCAAGCAGATAAGCCCCAATGCTTGGTTCTTCACTTTTATATATTGAGGTTAATTTCTGTGTTATTGATGATAAGCACATAGGCTCTACTAATAGCTTTTTAATTTCTTCTTCAATTTCAGTTATTTTCTTAATATTGCTCTCAATTAGTTGAGATGCTTCAGAGCTATTAACAATTGGACCGTGTGAAGGAACAATAATATCTACTTTTGATAGCATATTTAAAATCAAATTAAGGCTTTCTACGGACTTGCATGGATATTGATGATAGGGTATTCCATATTTTGTCAAAACTTTATCTCCAAATAATGAATCTGCTGCATATAATACACCATCTGGAGTTATTACTCCTAATTGTCCCTGTGTATGGCCTGGTAAAGGAATTAACTGTAAAGGTCCATAAGTATTTTGATCTTTGCCTATTAATTTCGTAGGATTTATAGCCTTAGCCTTAAATGGTAATATGTTATCTTCATGATTTAGCATGTAACCAAATGTAAGTAATGCTCTAAGACTAGGATCCCTAACGGCTGGTGCATCTATTTCAGAAACAACTATTTCATTTACAGAAAATCCTTCTCCAAGAACTGCTATATGGTCACTATGATAATGCGTAATGAAGGCTATGGATTTTTTTGGATTTAATTTATTTAACATAGATTTTAATTCTTTAGGTCTTTTCGATCCTTGTCCAGGATCTATTATATAAACATTATTTTCTTCATCCTTATAAAACAATGTTGCTGGACTTCCTTTATATAAAAAGGTATTTCCCTTTATATTTTCTAATCCCACATTAACACCCTTTTTAGCGTATATACAATAAAATTAATAAACATGTTTTTAGAAATATTCAACTTATATAGCAATAATAGATTCCTTTACAAAATGGTTTTCTCATTAGTTTGGGATTATATTTTGAAGGAAACGAGATTTAAAGAACTCCTTTTTAGAATTTTCATTGCAATTTAATTAGTTTATTAATTAAGATAATTTTCTCTATTAGGAGAATATTATAATAGAACAAACAACAAACTTCACTCTTTAGGGTTCAGATAATGCTAGCTTGAGGTACACATTTCTTTTAAAATATGAAATTCTGAAGGATCTCCTAAAATTACTAACCCATCTCCTGCATCAAGTTTAGTATCTCTAGTAAAATATGGTGTGAAATTATTTTGTTTTTGAATTAAAATTGGCAAAAGTTTAGTAGGAATTTCAGATATTTTTATTCCATCGCATTTAGATCCTTTTTCTACATAAAAGAATCCTACTGCATAGCCATGTTTTTTAACTGCTCTTGAACTATCTTCGGTAGATTCTAAAAGTATTCCTCCAATATTATTTGACAATGCCAGGCTAGCCAAGGCTCTGCCAATGAACCTCCTTATTCTTATAACTTGATATGCACCGGCCTGCTTAAAGACATCAGTTAGACTTTCATCATGAATTACAGTAATGATTCTAGCATTTGGATTTAGGCTTTTCGTTCTTATAAGTGCTGTCATATTTTCCAAATCGTTATCTAATGCTATTAGAACCACAGAGGCCTCCTGTACGCCAGAATTTTTTAATTCTATTTCGCTTGAAGGATTACCAATTATTACACGTGGAGAATTTATTTTCTTTGCTATTTCTTCATTTTTTACAATCATTACATAATCTGCTTTAATTCTATCAAGTTCTTCTGCAACTTCTATCATTTCACCTAATATAACTATATGATTTTTCATATGGGCAGCTCTCCATCTAGCTCTTGCATCTATCCATACACTTCTTCTAGATAACGTCATAATTATACCGGTTATTAAAGTTGTATAAATAGCAACAGATGAACCAACTAATATAGTTAAAAATATTTTCTCTAATGATGGCATTTGGTTTATAGCTGGTGCGTATAAACCAATAGTTGTTATAAGGCCTACCGATGCATAAATTGCTGAAATTATATCAAGGTGTTGATAATATATGAAAACTTCAGACGTTATTATTATAACTAATGCTATTGCAATGAGTTGGGGAACGATTCTAGATATGATGCTATAGGGTGCAAATATAATTTCTAGTATATCTAATAGCCATTTTTGCTTTGTTCTCATTTTTTCACCGCTATTCGTTTTTTAAAATATAAAGCAAGTTAAAAATATCTTTTATCTTGAAGGAATTATCTTTTGATAGAAATCTTTTATATTCAATTGTGTTAGAATGGCATTTAAGACTTAAAACAAAATTAAGGTATAATGTAATAATAAAATTATTTAATTTTTAAATCAAAATATTTAAAATTATAATTGGTGTTAAAGCAATATTGATGCTTCTTTATAGATTGGGTCTAAAAATTCATAATTTTCATCAATAATACTTAATTTCTTCAAATTATTCAAAATATTATCGAGAACACTAGTAGAAATTGTACTACCTTCCTCTTTTTGGATACAATTAACTATCTTACTCCAGCTATTCGTTCCTCTAGCTATGCATCTCATAACTGTTCTATAACGTCTTGCTACAACAGGGGAGACGTTATTTTTCATCTCGATCAAGTTATTAATCTCATTTAAAGCAACATTTATTGCTATATTCTTTACTCTTTTCAAATCTCTATTGTTGGAAAATTGATTTCCGGCCAAAGCTAGCCACCCTGGAATACCATCAAACATTTCAATAATACCATGTATTACGTTCTCATCAACATTTAATCTTAACTCTTCGAAACCTTTTCTTAAAAACAGCTCGCTTTTGTCTTTATCAAACCTCTCTAACGTTATTTCATGATAGTATCTCCCATAGAGTGGTGATTCAGAATTCTCTATACCTAAAAATTCATGAAGTAGTCCTACTTCAGAGCCAGTTAAAATAAAGGTTAAGTTTCTATCATAATCATAAGCATGAGCGATGCTATCCTTTATTTCCTTTGATAAAGGCCCTCTTAATTTTTGAGCCTCATCTATTCCTATTATTATTCTTTTCTCGTTTAAATGATCAAAAAGATCTGATAGAGTTACATATTCTTTTCCTTTCCATTTTAATTCTATACTATTACCAAGAATACTAATCCCTCTTATTTTACTTAATATTTCAAGAAATGTTGAAAGTTTAGATGATATTGCGTTGGAGAATAGTGAGTACAAATTCCCCTTACTATAATTAGGGGGCAAATTTCTACAATCTATTATAAAATGTGGTATTTTTAACTCATTAAGTACAACTTTTAGTATCGATGTTTTACCTATTCTTCTAACCCCAGTTATTAAAATTAAAGGTCTATTGATATTATTCATTATTTCTTCAATCTCTTTTTCTCTATCAAACAAATCTCCTTTATTCTCTTTAGGTCTTTCATCAAATAACAACTTCTCCCCCAGAAGTTAACTTCTCCCCCAGAAGTTAAAACTTATAAAAGAAAAAAGTTTATATAAGATACTCAATATTTTTACAACTTAATGAAAGCCTCCCCCTTTGAGGTTGGTTACTTATTATTAATAAGAGGCAAAGCCTTATAAAAACACTAATTAAAGAACATAATTATGAATTGATATCAATTGGTAGCTATAGTAGAGTAGCCTCAGTAAAAGTAGGTACGCTTTATATCTTAACGGAATTCTTTAAATAGACTTATAAAAATGTTGTGAAAAATATTTAATTTTTTAGTACTATTAATATATATAGAGTAATAAAAAATAATAAGGTGATATTTATGGAGATCTTATTAAAGACAGGTCCCGTTAGAATGAGTGGATATGCATTAAAGCTGCGTAGAGCAGCAAATGCAGCTTTTCGCAAATTATATGCTGAAAAGAAAGTAGATCCTAAAGTTGTAAATCAACTATTAACTGATCTAAACAAAAATTTATATGGAGTTTTAGTAGAAAATTATAATATTCCAAAAGATATAATAGTTAATATACAAATAGTATTTGATTTGAATGATAATAGTATATCAATAAAGGATATGGATTTAACAATTTATGATAAAAATGAGATTTTAAGTAAAGAATTAACAAAGGAATTTAAGAAACTATTAAAAATAAATGCTTAATATTGCTAAGTGAATTTCTTATTTATAATATATGAGAGAAATAATAAACATTATTAGGTAATACTAACAAATAATAATAAGGAGATTAAATTGCAAATAGTCCACATGTCTGATTTACATGTAGGGGCAAAACCCCGCAATGAAAAAATAATATATAATGATATTATTGATGCATTCAATGAATCTATGGATTTGATAATAAGGGAAAAGCCTAATTTGTTAATAATAGCTGGCGATTTGTTCGATACGCCAAAACCAGATAATGATTCTTTAAAAATAGTAATTAATAGGTTTAAGGAAGTAACAAATCATGATATACCAATAATTTTAGCTCATGGAGAGCACGACACTCCAGGAAGAAAGGAATCCACGATATTGCAAGTTTTATCATCTGCCATATCTAATGTTTATGCTCCCTTATATGAATCTAAAGGTAATGAAGATGAAAATACAATGTTTTTGAATATAGTAAAAGAAAGTAAAATAAGTACAAAAAATATTGATATATATGTATATCCATATAAAAAAATAAATTTGGACATGAGAAAAAATTTAGCAGATAAGCTGTTAAAAATATATGATAAAGAAATAAGGTCAAATGGTAATAAAAGTGTTTTTGTAGCTCATTTTTCGATAGATCCATATTTGTTATTTGATGCAGTAGCTGATGTTCAAAAATTACCTAATGCTAACTATATAGCGTTAGGCCATATACATGAAAGAATAATAAATAAAAAAGATAAGTTTTTTGTTTATCCAGGTTCGTTATATCCATTAAGTATAAGTGAAATTAAGCATAAAAATAGAGGTCCAATTCTTGTTGATTTATCAAAAGATGAGCCAGACATTCAAGAATTAAAAATAAATCTAAGAGATAATTTGTTTGCTAGGATTTCAATTGAAGATGAAAAGGATATCATAAATAAATTGAGAGCTGGAATTGAAGTAAAAATTAGAGAGACATTAAATAAAAATAAACAACCCATAGTATATTTAGATATAGAAAAATCTAAGGATATTTATGCAAGATCTATAATACAAGCTATTACAAAAATTGAAAACGAATTTAATGTACATATAATTCCAGAAATGAAAAATAAAGAAAAGAAGGAAAGTTCATATAGCGTAAAGGCATTAAGCAGAAGTGGTTTAGATCCTTTTAACATACTAGTCAATGAACTAAAATTAGGCGATAATACTGCTAAACTATTGCTTGATTTAAGAGATGCAACACTTGAAGGAGACGAATCAAAAATCGTTGAAGTATTAGATAAGTTATCTAAAGAAAGTTTAGATGAATTGAAGAGGTTGATTTAATATGGGTTATTACATTTTGGATTCATTAGAAATTGAAAACTTTTTAAGCCATAAAAATACCAAAATTAATTTTTCATCAGGCAGTTTAGCATTTGTTGGCGAAAATGGTGCTGGAAAAAGTAGTATTTTAGAGGCATTATATTTTGCGTTAACTTTAAAGCCTTGGAGGGATAGGGCATATTTAATAAATGCAAATTCAAAAAAGGCTGTAGTAAAGATTAGATTAAAAGAGCTTGAAGGAAATGATATGCTGGAATTAAGAGTAGATCTTGCAAAAAAAGGAAATGATAGCTTTACAACGGAAGTTATTTTAAAGAGAAATAATAAAGTTGAAGCAACAAGACAAGAAGATTATAAGAGATTAGTAAAACAATACCTTAACATGCAATCAGTTCCAGATATTACTGATTTTTTGCAAAGTTCAATAATAGTTAAGCAAAATACATTAAATGAAATAGCAAGCAAAATGACAGATAACAAAAAAGATTTCAAAGAATTAATAGAAAGAGCTTTAGGTATAGAATCTTATAAAGATGCCGAAGAGGGCCTAAAGAAAGTTGATATTAGATCTGAAAACCAAAGTATTGGTTTAATTTATAACATTAAACAAAGGCATCTTGACGAAGTGAATAAAAATATTGTAAGCAAAAAACAGGAATATGATATGATTATAAATAAAATAAATGAGATAAAAATTGAGATACAAAAGAAAGATAGGGAAAAACAAGAATTAGAAAATTTAATAAATAGCCTTAAAAAGCAGTTGGATGAAGAACAAGATAAAGTTTTAGAATTGAATTCTTTGAGAACAAGAAAAGAAGAGCTTTTGAAGTATTTGAATAAAAGGCAAAAAGAAATAGAAGAATTGCAAAAAGAAATAGAAGAATTGCAAAAAGAAATAGAAAATATTGAAAGTCAAAAAAGTGTAGCAGATTTATATGATAAGCTAAATGAATATGATAGTCTATCAATGGAATTTAAAGATCTGGAAAGCAAAATAAAGGAATTGGAATTTATAAAAAATAACTATGAACAAATGATAAAATATCAAGAATATGAAGAAAAATACAACGGATTGAATAGGGAAAGGGATGAAATAAATGATAAATTAAAAAAAGTCGAGATTAGTTTAAATTACTATAATAATTTATACAAGGAATATAAAAACAGAATAAATAAAATTAAAAATTTGAAAAATAATTTTAGGGAATTTGCAAATATTGATGTTGAAAAAGATTTAGATCAATTTATAAATCAAATTAATGAAGAAATTAAACAAATAAATAATGAGAAAGAAGAATTAGATAAAAAGATTAATAATATAAAAGAAGAGATTATAAAAAGGGAAACTGAAATTAAAAGAATGAAGGAGTATTTAAATGTATTAAACAATGAAGATGAAAAAAGTGTTGAATGCCCAGTTTGTCATACCAAGTTATCTGGAAAAACAATTGAAGATCTTAGAAATAACTATCTTAATGAAATAAATATTCATACAAACGAGCTTGACAAATTAAAAAAAGAAAGAGAATTATTAGATAAAAGTCAAAGAGAAATTGATGATAAACAAAATAAAATAAAGAATCTTATGCAAGAGATTACAATTTTTAAAGAACAAATAACCGAAGAAATGAAAGAGTCTGGTAAAAAAGCAAATGAACTAAGCTTGAATAAGAAAGAACTAGAACAAAAGTTAAATGAGATATCTGATAATCTTGATGATATTAAAGCCTTTCATGAACAATATTTAGCTGCAAAGGTTAACCTTGAAAAGAGTAAAATTGATTTAAGTAAAATTAATGAGAAGATAAATGAATATGAAGAAATGAAAAAAAGGTATTCAGATTTAGATAATAGTTTGAAAAATTTACTTAAACTCATTTTAGATACAACTAAAGTTAATAATGTAAGAAAGGCAAGAGAAATAATAAATAATGCAAGAGCAAAATATATGGGATTAGAAAATATTAAAAATAGTCTAATGAAAAATAATGAGGAATTAATATCTATGAAAAATGATTTAAATGATAACATGGTTGAATATAAAAATATTGAAGAAAAAATAAATCAATTTAAAAATATTGAAGAAAAAATAAATGAATTAAAGAATGAAATAGATGGCAAGATGATTTCATATCAAAATATTCTGAAGGATATTAGTAGACTTGAAGGTGAAAAGAAAAATAATGAGGATAATGCAAACAAATTAGAAAATGAAATTAAGGCGTTAGAAGAGATAAAGAATAAAATAATTGTTGGATTGGCATCTATTAACGTATTTAATAAGGTTCAAAGATCTCTTTATAATAATGCCTTAATAGCGCTTGAAAATGAAATGAATAATGTATTTTCAAAGTTTGGACTAGATTATTCTAGGATTGAGATCAGGGAAAACCAAGATGGAAATATAGGTGTATATGTAATAGATAGGAATGGTAATGAAAGGCCAATATCCGTATTAAGCGGAGGAGAACAAAGTGTTATAGCATTGGCATTTGTTATAGCGTTAAATAAGATAATTCAAGCCAAAATAGGTTTTTTAGCCTTAGATGAACCAACAGAGAGTTTAGATGAGCAGAGAAGAAAGATATTGATAGAAATCTTAAGTAAATTAACAGAAAGCAATGATAACTTACCTCCACCAATTTATCAATTATTAGTAATAACACATCATAATGATATAATGGAAAGCATTGATCAAGTATGCAATGTAGCAAAAGAAGATGGTATCTCTAAAGTTATATGTGAAGGTGATTAGGAATGGATTCTACTTTAATAAATTCAACATTAAAAAATAAAGATATTATATTAGATATTATTAAGAAAAACCCAAAGAGTCAATGTAATATAAAATGGAATCCTTTGCCTGAAAAAGTTGATTATGATATCGAAGTTTCCGCAGAAGATGGAGGAGATATGATTTCGGAGTTTGATACATTTACATTATATGTAGTAAAATCATGGGCTAAAACGTTTAATAACAATCTTAAACCAATAGAAAATGCTTTGATAGGTCTTTTATTACCTCCTAAATATACAATGTTAAGAGTTTCATTGTATAGGGAAATAATTGAGGCAAAATCATCATTAAATGCCATACCTAAAAATGGTATCGCTTTTTTTGATGGAAGCCTTACTCCTTTAATAGCATGGTGGAGACCTAGCGCTTCAATAAAAAATGGAGAAGAACTTGATATATTATTAGAAGAGGCTGATAATGAGTTAAAAAACGGGGGTTATTTTATTAATAAAATAGATGATTTATTAAATGAGTCATTATATCATCCATTAATACCGTTAATGCTTATGGATAAGGAGCAAAAAGATCAATTAAAACCCATGATAGATGCTTTTTTAGCCATGGAGATATTAGAAAAATTATATTTGTATAAAATATTATTAGAAAAAATATTTGAAAACAATTCATTACCAATTTTTATATCAAAGACTAGCAGATCAACTAGATTATGTAATTCAAATTTACCAGATGTGCATATAATTAAAAAAATGGTAAGATCAGAGCCAGGTTATGTCTATTGGGATGGAAGCTTAAACATGGGGGCATCAAATATAATTGGAGAAAAAAATATGAAAAAAATGTTCCCTAAACTAGGAGGAATAGAAGATTTTTATGAAAATAGATTGGGTATGGTAAGATTCTATGCAAGGTTCCAGCATGGAGCACCAATTTTACAAGTAGAAGCTTTATTTGATCAAAATAAGGGAATTCCTGATACTGAAGATTTTATTAATCAAGTCATTTCAAAAATAATTTTGATACCATTACAACAGGGCTATCCTACATCTCTAGTTTTTGCCCATAAGAATGCAGAAATTACTCATGATGATATGGAAGCCTTAATAAAAGTAGCAGGTATTGAGGGGGAGTTAAAGGAAAGGAGCATGTTATTGTATTAGGGGGGAAATAAAATGAGTTGTGGAGAAAATCTGGTAGGATGGATTGTCGGTGAAAGTAGTCCTGCAAGAAGTCTTGTAATATTTTCTCATGATAGCAAGTCTAATTTATCAGCAGGCATGTATTTGGTTACAGAAACACCTAAAGGTTGTGTTTTAGGTATATTAGAAAGCCTAGTATCAGGAAGCAGATTATTGCCTAATAGCGTTACAGATCCCAATTCTGTGAATTCCGTAATAAGTGCTATAAATCAAAATGAAATGCTCGGAGAAACTTATTTAAAAGGAAACGTTATGTGGTTAAGTTATTTGGACGCATTAAAAAATGGATCTATAGATTCTCCTAAGGTTCCACCATTTCCAGGGACAATAGTTTATTCTGCAAAAAAAGAAGATTTGGAAAACATATTTTCACCAAATGAGAAGGGATGGATTAAAATAGGAAAACTTTCAACTATAGATGTTGATTATAAAATTAATATAAATAAATTGCAAAGACATTTGGCAATTCTAGCTGTGACCGGTGGAGGAAAAAGCAATACAGTATGTATATTGTCAAGAAATATAATAAAGGAATTAGATGGAACAGTTGTTTTGTTCGATATGCATGGAGAATATGGAGATCTTGGATTAGGTGATAAGGCAAATATTAGGAAACCTATTATTAATCCGGCGAAGCTATCATTTGAAGAAATTAAGGATCTATCTAGGTTACCAGAAAATGCAATAAACCAAGAAAGAATATTAAGACGTGCTTGGTTAAAAACAATGGATGAATATAAAAAGGGGCAGATATCAGCTGCAGATTTTATGGAAAAATTATATGAAAATGCTAAAGAAGAAAAAGGTGACGCTAATAAAAGAGAAGTTGATGGAGCGCTTAATAAACTTGAAGACATAAAATCTATGTATGATGAAGTAATAGATCCAAACGCACCTTTAGAGTTAAAAGAGATCATTGAGCCTGGAAAGCTTACAATATTTGATTTGAGCGAATTAGATGAAATAGGTGCAGATGCTATCGTTAGTCATTTTCTAAGAAGATTATTGCAAGAAAGGAAGTTATGGAAGAGAACAAAATCTGGAAATGCTACCGGATATCCTGTACCAGCATTTACTGTTATAGAGGAAGCCCACATACTTATACCCAATAAAAGAAATACTCTAACATCTTACTGGGCCTCTAGGATTGCTAGAGAAGGTAGGAAATTTGGAGTTGGGCTAATTT includes:
- a CDS encoding OB-fold nucleic acid binding domain-containing protein, coding for MRNVILSEGNRKVSDLREGEDNVSIKVRVLSVDEPKVIHTKRGDRTISEAIVGDESGRIKLTMWGNQAGKINEGDAIELKGAWTTSFKGDVQLNIGSRGEINKIDEGSLPKPEDIPENTPKASESSSRSYGRSRGGYRRGGYGGRGYRRDRGGYSSSFGSSEEGEESSDSEDEE
- a CDS encoding dihydroorotate dehydrogenase, whose protein sequence is MSIAESMINLISKSVKYVHPEITMRIGHLIFSIPLPEGKCKHQYEIGSAKVCGKVGIAAGLDKNGKYAKFLSHFNPGFIVIGSTTPKKRIGNKPPRVARILPYSMVNAMGLNNDGLPMVLSRVSKINYPIFISVAGFNLFEIEEQIIYLNKYMSENIQGIEINLSSPTYKGKWKDIIPTLTASKKQIFIKIGPGFSIREYAKIANKEGFGLVLSNTLPIQDNRISVKRGGLSGILLYKLSKAMIKKAREVGGNEIPIIGVGGIMSCKQLNEILQYANAAEIYTAILYMGPGIINSLNERCNKL
- a CDS encoding MBL fold metallo-hydrolase → MGLENIKGNTFLYKGSPATLFYKDEENNVYIIDPGQGSKRPKELKSMLNKLNPKKSIAFITHYHSDHIAVLGEGFSVNEIVVSEIDAPAVRDPSLRALLTFGYMLNHEDNILPFKAKAINPTKLIGKDQNTYGPLQLIPLPGHTQGQLGVITPDGVLYAADSLFGDKVLTKYGIPYHQYPCKSVESLNLILNMLSKVDIIVPSHGPIVNSSEASQLIESNIKKITEIEEEIKKLLVEPMCLSSITQKLTSIYKSEEPSIGAYLLAENTIRGYISCLRQQGLIEAINDNNIKWKITK
- a CDS encoding potassium channel family protein gives rise to the protein MRTKQKWLLDILEIIFAPYSIISRIVPQLIAIALVIIITSEVFIYYQHLDIISAIYASVGLITTIGLYAPAINQMPSLEKIFLTILVGSSVAIYTTLITGIIMTLSRRSVWIDARARWRAAHMKNHIVILGEMIEVAEELDRIKADYVMIVKNEEIAKKINSPRVIIGNPSSEIELKNSGVQEASVVLIALDNDLENMTALIRTKSLNPNARIITVIHDESLTDVFKQAGAYQVIRIRRFIGRALASLALSNNIGGILLESTEDSSRAVKKHGYAVGFFYVEKGSKCDGIKISEIPTKLLPILIQKQNNFTPYFTRDTKLDAGDGLVILGDPSEFHILKEMCTSS
- a CDS encoding AAA family ATPase, producing the protein MLFDERPKENKGDLFDREKEIEEIMNNINRPLILITGVRRIGKTSILKVVLNELKIPHFIIDCRNLPPNYSKGNLYSLFSNAISSKLSTFLEILSKIRGISILGNSIELKWKGKEYVTLSDLFDHLNEKRIIIGIDEAQKLRGPLSKEIKDSIAHAYDYDRNLTFILTGSEVGLLHEFLGIENSESPLYGRYYHEITLERFDKDKSELFLRKGFEELRLNVDENVIHGIIEMFDGIPGWLALAGNQFSNNRDLKRVKNIAINVALNEINNLIEMKNNVSPVVARRYRTVMRCIARGTNSWSKIVNCIQKEEGSTISTSVLDNILNNLKKLSIIDENYEFLDPIYKEASILL
- a CDS encoding DUF2258 domain-containing protein encodes the protein MEILLKTGPVRMSGYALKLRRAANAAFRKLYAEKKVDPKVVNQLLTDLNKNLYGVLVENYNIPKDIIVNIQIVFDLNDNSISIKDMDLTIYDKNEILSKELTKEFKKLLKINA
- a CDS encoding metallophosphoesterase family protein is translated as MQIVHMSDLHVGAKPRNEKIIYNDIIDAFNESMDLIIREKPNLLIIAGDLFDTPKPDNDSLKIVINRFKEVTNHDIPIILAHGEHDTPGRKESTILQVLSSAISNVYAPLYESKGNEDENTMFLNIVKESKISTKNIDIYVYPYKKINLDMRKNLADKLLKIYDKEIRSNGNKSVFVAHFSIDPYLLFDAVADVQKLPNANYIALGHIHERIINKKDKFFVYPGSLYPLSISEIKHKNRGPILVDLSKDEPDIQELKINLRDNLFARISIEDEKDIINKLRAGIEVKIRETLNKNKQPIVYLDIEKSKDIYARSIIQAITKIENEFNVHIIPEMKNKEKKESSYSVKALSRSGLDPFNILVNELKLGDNTAKLLLDLRDATLEGDESKIVEVLDKLSKESLDELKRLI
- a CDS encoding AAA family ATPase; this encodes MGYYILDSLEIENFLSHKNTKINFSSGSLAFVGENGAGKSSILEALYFALTLKPWRDRAYLINANSKKAVVKIRLKELEGNDMLELRVDLAKKGNDSFTTEVILKRNNKVEATRQEDYKRLVKQYLNMQSVPDITDFLQSSIIVKQNTLNEIASKMTDNKKDFKELIERALGIESYKDAEEGLKKVDIRSENQSIGLIYNIKQRHLDEVNKNIVSKKQEYDMIINKINEIKIEIQKKDREKQELENLINSLKKQLDEEQDKVLELNSLRTRKEELLKYLNKRQKEIEELQKEIEELQKEIENIESQKSVADLYDKLNEYDSLSMEFKDLESKIKELEFIKNNYEQMIKYQEYEEKYNGLNRERDEINDKLKKVEISLNYYNNLYKEYKNRINKIKNLKNNFREFANIDVEKDLDQFINQINEEIKQINNEKEELDKKINNIKEEIIKRETEIKRMKEYLNVLNNEDEKSVECPVCHTKLSGKTIEDLRNNYLNEINIHTNELDKLKKERELLDKSQREIDDKQNKIKNLMQEITIFKEQITEEMKESGKKANELSLNKKELEQKLNEISDNLDDIKAFHEQYLAAKVNLEKSKIDLSKINEKINEYEEMKKRYSDLDNSLKNLLKLILDTTKVNNVRKAREIINNARAKYMGLENIKNSLMKNNEELISMKNDLNDNMVEYKNIEEKINQFKNIEEKINELKNEIDGKMISYQNILKDISRLEGEKKNNEDNANKLENEIKALEEIKNKIIVGLASINVFNKVQRSLYNNALIALENEMNNVFSKFGLDYSRIEIRENQDGNIGVYVIDRNGNERPISVLSGGEQSVIALAFVIALNKIIQAKIGFLALDEPTESLDEQRRKILIEILSKLTESNDNLPPPIYQLLVITHHNDIMESIDQVCNVAKEDGISKVICEGD